In one Raphanus sativus cultivar WK10039 unplaced genomic scaffold, ASM80110v3 Scaffold0959, whole genome shotgun sequence genomic region, the following are encoded:
- the LOC108847849 gene encoding oxysterol-binding protein-related protein 1C, whose amino-acid sequence MLSFCCVSTVSDHSLPMPLPEQPRSEPIMTRSASHSQSYNHRHHHHPLQSLSFNHQSQPPPPIDVKINDIVGNGIAGILHKWVNYGRGWRSRWFVLQDGVLSYYKIHGPHKILLTPESEKGSKVIGEESARMISSHHHHHKHGPTPSHLHRKPLGEVHLKVSSVRESRADDKRFSIFTGTKRLHLRAETREDRATWVEALQAVKDMFPRMSNSELMAPTNNLAMSTEKLRQRLVDEGVCELAIQDCEQIMRSEFSALHSQLVLLKQKQWLLIDTLRQLETEKVDLENTLVDESQRQAVNGGSIDLRHEKCSEGTATESDDDHERGDAETDEEDNTFFDTRDFLSSSSFKSSGSDFRTSSFSSGDDGFGSEDDTDPSIKCVGCDYPHVKRRKSLPEPVEKEKSVSLWSMIKDNIGKDLTKVCLPVYFNEPLSSLQKCFEDLEYSYLLDRAFEWGKRGDSLMRILNVAAFAVSGYASTEGRICKPFNPLLGETYEADYPDKGLRFFSEKVSHHPMVVACHCDGTGWKFWADSNLKSKFWGRSIQLDPVGVLTLQFDDGEILQWSKVTTSIYNLILGKLYCDHYGTMRIEGSAEYSCKLKFKEQSIIDRNPHQVHGIVQDKSGKTVATMFGKWDESIHYVIGDCSGKGKLSEDTSGAQLLWKRSKPPGNPTKYNLTRFAMTLNELTPGLKDKLPPTDSRLRPDQRYLENGEFEMANAEKLRLEQRQRQARKMQERGWKPRWFTKEEGSEAYRYKGGYWEARESGSWEDCPDIFGHIDSEQQTE is encoded by the exons ATGCTTTCCTTCTGTTGCGTCTCCACCGTCTCCGATCACTCTCTTCCGATGCCTCTCCCGGAGCAACCACGATCCGAACCGATCATGACTCGATCCGCTTCCCATTCCCAGAGTTATAACCAtcgccatcatcatcatcccctCCAGAGTCTCTCCTTCAACCACCAGAGTCAGCCACCACCGCCGATCGATGTGAAGATCAACGATATCGTCGGAAACGGAATCGCTGGAATACTGCATAAGTGGGTGAATTACGGTAGAGGATGGAGATCAAGATGGTTCGTCTTGCAGGACGGTGTTCTCTCCTATTATAAAATCCACGGACCTCATAAGATCCTCCTCACCCCTGAATCTGAAAAAGGATCGAAAGTTATCGGAGAGGAGTCTGCTCGTATGATCTCtagccaccaccaccaccacaagcATGGTCCCACTCCCAGCCATCTCCATCGCAAGCCTTTAGGAGAAGTCCATCTCAAG GTTTCTTCGGTGCGGGAGAGCAGAGCAGATGATAAGAGGTTTTCGATATTCACTGGCACCAAGAGGCTCCACTTGCGAGCGGAGACGCGAGAGGACCGAGCGACTTGGGTTGAGGCACTGCAAGCTGTCAAAGATATGTTTCCAAGGATGTCTAACAGTGAGTTGATGGCTCCTACCAATAATTTGGCTATGTCCACTGAGAAGCTTCGTCAACGGTTGGTTGATGAAGGAGTTTGTGAGTTGGCTATTCAGGACTGTGAGCAAATTATGAGGTCTGAGTTCTCGGCACTTCACAGCCAGTTGGTGCTTCTCAAACAGAAGCAGTGGCTTCTCATTGATACCCTTAGGCAATTAGAG ACAGAAAAGGTAGATCTTGAGAATACACTTGTAGATGAGAGTCAAAGGCAGGCTGTAAATGGAGGTTCCATTGATTTAAGACATGAGAAGTGCAGTG AAGGGACTGCCACTGAATCTGATGATGATCATGAACGAGGTGATGCAGAAACTGATGAGGAAGACAACACCTTTTTTGATACACGTGACTTCCTTTCTTCAAGTTCTTTCAAAAGTAGTGGTTCTGACTTCCGTACATCATCGTTTTCTTCTGGCGATGATGGCTTTGGTTCAGAAGATGATACTGATCCTTCCATCAAGTGTGTTGGATGCGACTATCCACACGTTAAAAGGAGGAAAAGCTTACCTGAGCCGGTTGAAAAGGAGAAAAGTGTGAGCCTTTGGTCAATGATCAAAGACAATATAGGCAAGGATCTCACTAAAGTTTGTCTACCTGTTTACTTCAACGAGCCACTATCTTCTCTACAAAAGTGTTTTGAGGATTTGGAATATTCATACCTTCTTGACCGAGCATTTGAATGGGGCAAAAGG GGGGATAGCCTCATGAGGATTCTTAATGTAGCTGCTTTTGCTGTATCTGGGTACGCATCAACCGAAGGAAGAATCTGCAAACCATTTAACCCATTGCTAGGTGAAACATACGAGGCAGACTATCCAGACAAAGGTCTTCGATTTTTCTCCGAAAAG gtCAGTCACCACCCTATGGTTGTGGCATGCCATTGCGATGGCACAGGATGGAAATTCTGGGCAGACAGCAACCTAAAGAGTAAATTTTGGGGTCGGTCAATTCAGCTTGATCCTGTTGGTGTATTGACTTTGCAGTTTGATGATGGAGAAATCCTTCAGTGGAGTAAG GTAACTACATCAATATACAATCTTATACTTGGTAAACTGTACTGTGATCACTACGGTACAATGCGTATTGAGGGCAGTGCTGAGTACTCGTGTAAACTGAAATTCAAAGAACAGTCGATCATAGACCGAAATCCTCACCAG GTTCATGGTATAGTTCAAGATAAGAGTGGGAAGACAGTGGCAACGATGTTTGGGAAATGGGATGAGAGTATACACTATGTCATAGGTGATTGCTCTGGGAAAGGGAAGTTGAGTGAAGATACGTCAGGAGCTCAACTTCTGTGGAAACGGAGCAAGCCTCCTGGAAACCCAACAAAGTATAATCTGACACGTTTCGCAATGACGCTTAATGAGCTTACGCCTGGGCTTAAG GACAAGCTGCCGCCGACAGATTCAAGGCTGCGACCGGACCAGAGGTATCTGGAGAATGGAGAGTTTGAAATGGCCAACGCAGAGAAGTTGCGGCTGGAACAGCGACAACGTCAG GCTAGGAAGATGCAGGAGAGAGGATGGAAGCCGAGGTGGTTCACGAAAGAGGAAGGAAGCGAGGCTTACCGATACAAAGGAGGGTACTGGGAAGCCCGCGAGAGCGGATCATGGGAAGACTGTCCAGATATCTTCGGTCACATCGATTCCGAACAACAAACTGAGTAA